The following are encoded together in the Juglans microcarpa x Juglans regia isolate MS1-56 chromosome 2D, Jm3101_v1.0, whole genome shotgun sequence genome:
- the LOC121250344 gene encoding protein NUCLEAR FUSION DEFECTIVE 4-like isoform X2 yields MVGFGSSSLAELPLCLYGLMQMCILIFVGTNGETYFNTVALVSCVQNFPKSRGPVVGILKGFAGLGGAILTQIYATIHSPDHASLIFMVAVGPAMVVIALMFIVRPVGGHRQVRPTDGKSFTFIYSVCLLLAAYLMGVMLLEDLVNLNRTLITVFTVILLILILIPIVIPVSLSFWLEPKAPEEETLLPGPQKQEPHGLRQDSSELIFSELEDEKPKEVDLLPARERQKRIAQLQTKLFQAAAEGAVRVKRRRGPHRGEDFTLMQALIKADFWLIFFSLLLGSGSGLTVIDNLGQMSQSLGYDNTHIFVSMISIWNFLGRIGGGYFSEVIVRDYAYPRSIAMAVAQLVMAVGHFFFAMGWPGAMYIGTLLIGLGYGAHWAIVPAAASELFGLKKFGALYNFLTLANPAGSLVFSGLIASSIYDHEAEKQAHRHHPWQQNWGSIFSGMFGVDEPLKCEGAICFYLTSLIMSGFCVIAFVLSMILVYRTKIVYAHLYGKTSAPRLT; encoded by the exons ATGGTTGGGTTTGGCTCGTCGTCACTGGCAGAGCTCCCACTTTGCCTCTATGGGCT TATGCAGATGTGCATTCTTATATTTGTTGGAACAAATGGTGAGACCTACTTCAATACAGTTGCTCTGGTTTCCTGTGTGCAAAACTTCCCAAAAAGTCGGGGTCCTGTGGTTGGAATTCTGAAGGGATTTGCTGGATTAGGCGGCGCTATTTTGACTCAGATATATGCAACAATCCATTCCCCTGATCATGCATCTCTGATATTCATGGTCGCAGTTGGTCCAGCAATGGTAGTTATTGCCCTAATGTTCATTGTCAGACCTGTAGGAGGTCACAGACAAGTCAGGCCAACTGATGGTAAAAGTTTCACATTTATCTATAGCGTCTGCCTCCTATTGGCTGCTTATTTGATGGGGGTTATGCTTCTTGAGGATCTGGTCAATTTGAACCGTACACTGATCACAGTTTTTACTGTAATTTTATTGATTCTTATTCTGATTCCAATTGTAATTCCGGTATCATTGAGTTTTTGGCTAGAGCCAAAAGCTCCCGAAGAAGAGACCCTCCTGCCTGGGCCACAGAAACAAGAACCTCACGGACTTCGACAGGATTCTAGTGAGTTAATATTCAGTGAGCTGGAAGATGAGAAGCCTAAGGAAGTGGACTTGCTTCCAGCACGAGAGAGGCAAAAGCGAATTGCCCAATTACAGACAAAACTATTCCAGGCAGCTGCAGAAGGAGCAGTGAGGGTGAAGAGAAGGAGAGGTCCCCATAGAGGGGAGGACTTTACTCTGATGCAAGCTTTGATCAAAGCAGACTTTTGGCTTATATTTTTCTCACTTCTATTGGGTTCTGGATCTGGGTTGACAGTGATTGATAATCTCGGTCAGATGAGCCAGTCTCTGGGGTATGATAATACACATATATTTGTGTCCATGATCAGCATTTGGAACTTTCTAGGACGTATTGGTGGTGGTTACTTCTCTGAGGTTATTGTGAG GGATTATGCTTATCCAAGATCAATTGCGATGGCTGTGGCCCAACTCGTTATGGCAGTTGGCCATTTTTTCTTTGCTATGGGGTGGCCTGGCGCAATGTACATTGGCACACTGTTGATTGGACTTGGCTATGGGGCTCACTGGGCGATTGTGCCGGCTGCTGCCTCTGAGTTGtttggtttgaaaaaatttgGGGCTTTGTACAATTTCCTCACACTCGCAAATCCTGCAGGTTCTTTAGTCTTCTCTGGTCTAATTGCAAGCAGTATATATGACCATGAAGCAGAGAAGCAAGCTCATAGACACCATCCCTGGCAGCAGAATTGGGGATCAATTTTTTCAGGCATGTTTGGTGTGGATGAGCCACTGAAGTGTGAAGGTGCCATATGCTTCTACCTAACTTCATTAATAATGTCTGGATTCTGCGTTATTGCGTTTGTACTAAGCATGATTCTTGTCTATCGGACCAAGATTGTATATGCCCATCTATATGGAAAAACTAGTGCACCTCGGCTTACATGA
- the LOC121249059 gene encoding probable methyltransferase At1g27930, producing MRDMKNNHRRYVPEKSRLLAFLTAGAITAALLVIGLSRTSNNTTSLLCSMTATHVPTEESTDIPTTPTQLLAVLHYATSRVVPQQSFAEIKISFDVLQSLAPCNFLVFGLGHDSLMWDSLNPRGNTLFLEEDPKWVQTVLKSAPVLRASTVRYSTKLSEADNLLSTYKSEPDCSPASTRLRDTRCRLALTMLPEEVYEKEWDLIMIDAPRGYFPEAPGRMAAIYSAAVMARARTRPGVTHVFLHDVNRKVEKVYAREFLCMKYKVNGVGRLWHFEIPPASNMTDFSRFC from the coding sequence ATGAGAGACATGAAGAATAATCATCGCCGTTACGTTCCCGAGAAGTCACGTCTCCTCGCGTTTCTTACGGCCGGCGCCATCACCGCCGCGCTGCTCGTAATAGGCTTGAGCCGAACGTCCAACAACACAACCTCCTTGCTCTGCTCCATGACCGCTACGCACGTCCCCACAGAGGAGTCCACCGATATCCCCACAACGCCGACCCAGCTCCTCGCCGTCCTTCACTACGCCACTTCTCGCGTGGTCCCGCAGCAGTCGTTCGCCGAGATCAAGATCTCCTTCGACGTGCTCCAGTCCCTCGCGCCCTGCAACTTCCTCGTCTTCGGCCTCGGCCACGACTCGCTCATGTGGGATTCGCTCAACCCGCGTGGCAACACGCTGTTCCTCGAAGAGGACCCCAAGTGGGTCCAAACCGTTCTCAAGAGCGCCCCGGTCCTACGCGCCTCCACCGTCCGCTACAGCACGAAACTATCCGAGGCCGACAACCTCCTATCCACGTACAAATCAGAGCCTGACTGTTCCCCCGCCAGCACGCGCCTCCGCGACACGAGGTGCAGGTTAGCTCTAACGATGCTGCCGGAAGAGGTGTACGAGAAGGAGTGGGACTTGATAATGATAGACGCGCCAAGAGGGTATTTCCCAGAGGCGCCGGGGAGGATGGCGGCGATTTATTCGGCGGCGGTGATGGCACGTGCTCGAACTCGGCCTGGGGTGACGCATGTGTTCCTACACGACGTGAATAGGAAGGTGGAGAAGGTATATGCAAGGGAGTTCTTGTGCATGAAGTATAAGGTCAACGGCGTGGGGAGGCTCTGGCACTTTGAGATCCCTCCGGCTTCTAACATGACCGATTTTAGCAGGTTTTGCTGA
- the LOC121251230 gene encoding peroxidase 55-like, giving the protein MDAWRGSLFLGLMAFMIMKSGEGQLVENFYSSSCPNVESIVAQAVSTKFSQTFTTIPATLRLYFHDCFVEGCDASVMIASPNSDAEKDSEDNLSLAGDGFDTVIKAKQAVETSCPGIVSCADILAIAARDVVVLAGGPSFNVELGRRDGLISQASRVAGNLPEPDSHLNELNTIFARNNLSQIDMIALSGAHTLGFSHCDRFADRLYSSSTVDPTLDPDYAEQLKAACPRNVDPSIAIDMDPVTPRAFDNVYYQNLVAGKGLFTADQVLFTDSESQPTVVDFANNPGAFNGAFITAMRKLGRVGIKTGNVGEIRRDCTAFNS; this is encoded by the exons ATGGATGCATGGAGGGGCAGCTTGTTTCTGGGATTGATGGCTTTTATGATTATGAAGAGTGGGGAGGGGCAGCTAGTAGAAAACTTCTATAGCTCGAGCTGTCCAAACGTGGAGTCCATCGTGGCGCAGGCAGTATCTACAAAGTTTAGCCAGACGTTCACCACAATCCCGGCGACTCTGCGTCTATATTTCCATGATTGCTTTGTTGAG GGATGCGATGCCTCGGTCATGATAGCATCGCCAAATTCTGATGCAGAAAAGGATTCAGAAGACAATCTTTCCCTAGCAGGAGACGGGTTTGACACTGTAATCAAGGCAAAGCAAGCAGTTGAAACATCATGCCCGGGCATCGTCTCATGTGCAGACATTTTAGCCATTGCTGCGAGGGATGTCGTGGTCCTG GCTGGAGGCCCTTCATTCAATGTAGAACTTGGACGTCGTGATGGCCTTATTTCGCAGGCATCTCGGGTTGCCGGTAATCTGCCAGAACCCGACTCCCATCTCAACGAGCTCAACACCATTTTTGCCAGAAACAATCTTAGCCAAATCGATATGATCGCGTTGTCCGGAGCCCACACTCTGGGCTTCTCACATTGCGACCGCTTTGCAGACCGCTTGTACTCTTCTTCTACTGTGGACCCTACGTTAGATCCCGACTATGCCGAACAGCTGAAAGCAGCCTGCCCTCGAAACGTAGACCCCAGCATTGCCATCGACATGGATCCTGTTACCCCACGAGCTTTCGACAATGTATATTACCAAAATCTGGTTGCAGGAAAGGGCTTGTTTACTGCAGACCAGGTTCTCTTCACTGATTCTGAATCTCAGCCTACTGTTGTTGATTTTGCTAACAATCCTGGTGCTTTTAATGGAGCCTTCATCACGGCAATGAGGAAGCTTGGTAGAGTGGGGATTAAGACTGGTAACGTTGGAGAGATTAGGAGAGACTGCACAGCCTtcaattcatga
- the LOC121249061 gene encoding protein transport protein Sec61 subunit gamma-like — MDAIDSVFDPLREFSKDSARLVKRCHKPDRKEFTKVAFRTAIGFVVMGFVGFFVKLIFIPINNIIVGSG, encoded by the exons atggatgcCATAGACTCAGTCTTCGACCCCCTCAGAGAATTCTCCAAGGATAGCGCCCGCCTCGTTAAGCGCTGCCACAAGCCCGACCGCAAAG AGTTTACAAAGGTTGCGTTCCGTACTGCGATTGGGTTCGTGGTGATGGGGTTCGTTGGGTTCTTTGTGAAGCTGATCTTCATCCCCATCAACAACATCATTGTTGGGTCCGGTTAA
- the LOC121250344 gene encoding protein NUCLEAR FUSION DEFECTIVE 4-like isoform X1 encodes MGGGLWRERFGSFFTNRWLVFVAAMWLQSCAGIGYLFGSISPVIKGSLGYNQRQVARLGVAKDLGDSVGFLAGSLCEVLPLWAALLVGALQNFVGYGWVWLVVTGRAPTLPLWAMCILIFVGTNGETYFNTVALVSCVQNFPKSRGPVVGILKGFAGLGGAILTQIYATIHSPDHASLIFMVAVGPAMVVIALMFIVRPVGGHRQVRPTDGKSFTFIYSVCLLLAAYLMGVMLLEDLVNLNRTLITVFTVILLILILIPIVIPVSLSFWLEPKAPEEETLLPGPQKQEPHGLRQDSSELIFSELEDEKPKEVDLLPARERQKRIAQLQTKLFQAAAEGAVRVKRRRGPHRGEDFTLMQALIKADFWLIFFSLLLGSGSGLTVIDNLGQMSQSLGYDNTHIFVSMISIWNFLGRIGGGYFSEVIVRDYAYPRSIAMAVAQLVMAVGHFFFAMGWPGAMYIGTLLIGLGYGAHWAIVPAAASELFGLKKFGALYNFLTLANPAGSLVFSGLIASSIYDHEAEKQAHRHHPWQQNWGSIFSGMFGVDEPLKCEGAICFYLTSLIMSGFCVIAFVLSMILVYRTKIVYAHLYGKTSAPRLT; translated from the exons ATGGGTGGTGGGTTGTGGAGAGAGAGGTTTGGATCGTTTTTTACCAACAGATGGCTGGTGTTTGTGGCGGCAATGTGGTTGCAATCGTGTGCGGGAATCGGGTACCTGTTCGGGAGCATATCGCCGGTGATAAAGGGATCGCTTGGCTATAACCAGAGGCAGGTTGCGAGGCTCGGGGTGGCAAAGGACTTGGGTGACAGCGTTGGGTTCTTGGCTGGGAGCCTTTGCGAGGTCTTGCCCCTGTGGGCCGCTCTCCTCGTTGGTGCTCTCCAAAACTTTGTTGGATATGGTTGGGTTTGGCTCGTCGTCACTGGCAGAGCTCCCACTTTGCCTCTATGGGCT ATGTGCATTCTTATATTTGTTGGAACAAATGGTGAGACCTACTTCAATACAGTTGCTCTGGTTTCCTGTGTGCAAAACTTCCCAAAAAGTCGGGGTCCTGTGGTTGGAATTCTGAAGGGATTTGCTGGATTAGGCGGCGCTATTTTGACTCAGATATATGCAACAATCCATTCCCCTGATCATGCATCTCTGATATTCATGGTCGCAGTTGGTCCAGCAATGGTAGTTATTGCCCTAATGTTCATTGTCAGACCTGTAGGAGGTCACAGACAAGTCAGGCCAACTGATGGTAAAAGTTTCACATTTATCTATAGCGTCTGCCTCCTATTGGCTGCTTATTTGATGGGGGTTATGCTTCTTGAGGATCTGGTCAATTTGAACCGTACACTGATCACAGTTTTTACTGTAATTTTATTGATTCTTATTCTGATTCCAATTGTAATTCCGGTATCATTGAGTTTTTGGCTAGAGCCAAAAGCTCCCGAAGAAGAGACCCTCCTGCCTGGGCCACAGAAACAAGAACCTCACGGACTTCGACAGGATTCTAGTGAGTTAATATTCAGTGAGCTGGAAGATGAGAAGCCTAAGGAAGTGGACTTGCTTCCAGCACGAGAGAGGCAAAAGCGAATTGCCCAATTACAGACAAAACTATTCCAGGCAGCTGCAGAAGGAGCAGTGAGGGTGAAGAGAAGGAGAGGTCCCCATAGAGGGGAGGACTTTACTCTGATGCAAGCTTTGATCAAAGCAGACTTTTGGCTTATATTTTTCTCACTTCTATTGGGTTCTGGATCTGGGTTGACAGTGATTGATAATCTCGGTCAGATGAGCCAGTCTCTGGGGTATGATAATACACATATATTTGTGTCCATGATCAGCATTTGGAACTTTCTAGGACGTATTGGTGGTGGTTACTTCTCTGAGGTTATTGTGAG GGATTATGCTTATCCAAGATCAATTGCGATGGCTGTGGCCCAACTCGTTATGGCAGTTGGCCATTTTTTCTTTGCTATGGGGTGGCCTGGCGCAATGTACATTGGCACACTGTTGATTGGACTTGGCTATGGGGCTCACTGGGCGATTGTGCCGGCTGCTGCCTCTGAGTTGtttggtttgaaaaaatttgGGGCTTTGTACAATTTCCTCACACTCGCAAATCCTGCAGGTTCTTTAGTCTTCTCTGGTCTAATTGCAAGCAGTATATATGACCATGAAGCAGAGAAGCAAGCTCATAGACACCATCCCTGGCAGCAGAATTGGGGATCAATTTTTTCAGGCATGTTTGGTGTGGATGAGCCACTGAAGTGTGAAGGTGCCATATGCTTCTACCTAACTTCATTAATAATGTCTGGATTCTGCGTTATTGCGTTTGTACTAAGCATGATTCTTGTCTATCGGACCAAGATTGTATATGCCCATCTATATGGAAAAACTAGTGCACCTCGGCTTACATGA
- the LOC121250344 gene encoding protein NUCLEAR FUSION DEFECTIVE 4-like isoform X3, with product MGYISMQMCILIFVGTNGETYFNTVALVSCVQNFPKSRGPVVGILKGFAGLGGAILTQIYATIHSPDHASLIFMVAVGPAMVVIALMFIVRPVGGHRQVRPTDGKSFTFIYSVCLLLAAYLMGVMLLEDLVNLNRTLITVFTVILLILILIPIVIPVSLSFWLEPKAPEEETLLPGPQKQEPHGLRQDSSELIFSELEDEKPKEVDLLPARERQKRIAQLQTKLFQAAAEGAVRVKRRRGPHRGEDFTLMQALIKADFWLIFFSLLLGSGSGLTVIDNLGQMSQSLGYDNTHIFVSMISIWNFLGRIGGGYFSEVIVRDYAYPRSIAMAVAQLVMAVGHFFFAMGWPGAMYIGTLLIGLGYGAHWAIVPAAASELFGLKKFGALYNFLTLANPAGSLVFSGLIASSIYDHEAEKQAHRHHPWQQNWGSIFSGMFGVDEPLKCEGAICFYLTSLIMSGFCVIAFVLSMILVYRTKIVYAHLYGKTSAPRLT from the exons ATGGGCT ATATCAGTATGCAGATGTGCATTCTTATATTTGTTGGAACAAATGGTGAGACCTACTTCAATACAGTTGCTCTGGTTTCCTGTGTGCAAAACTTCCCAAAAAGTCGGGGTCCTGTGGTTGGAATTCTGAAGGGATTTGCTGGATTAGGCGGCGCTATTTTGACTCAGATATATGCAACAATCCATTCCCCTGATCATGCATCTCTGATATTCATGGTCGCAGTTGGTCCAGCAATGGTAGTTATTGCCCTAATGTTCATTGTCAGACCTGTAGGAGGTCACAGACAAGTCAGGCCAACTGATGGTAAAAGTTTCACATTTATCTATAGCGTCTGCCTCCTATTGGCTGCTTATTTGATGGGGGTTATGCTTCTTGAGGATCTGGTCAATTTGAACCGTACACTGATCACAGTTTTTACTGTAATTTTATTGATTCTTATTCTGATTCCAATTGTAATTCCGGTATCATTGAGTTTTTGGCTAGAGCCAAAAGCTCCCGAAGAAGAGACCCTCCTGCCTGGGCCACAGAAACAAGAACCTCACGGACTTCGACAGGATTCTAGTGAGTTAATATTCAGTGAGCTGGAAGATGAGAAGCCTAAGGAAGTGGACTTGCTTCCAGCACGAGAGAGGCAAAAGCGAATTGCCCAATTACAGACAAAACTATTCCAGGCAGCTGCAGAAGGAGCAGTGAGGGTGAAGAGAAGGAGAGGTCCCCATAGAGGGGAGGACTTTACTCTGATGCAAGCTTTGATCAAAGCAGACTTTTGGCTTATATTTTTCTCACTTCTATTGGGTTCTGGATCTGGGTTGACAGTGATTGATAATCTCGGTCAGATGAGCCAGTCTCTGGGGTATGATAATACACATATATTTGTGTCCATGATCAGCATTTGGAACTTTCTAGGACGTATTGGTGGTGGTTACTTCTCTGAGGTTATTGTGAG GGATTATGCTTATCCAAGATCAATTGCGATGGCTGTGGCCCAACTCGTTATGGCAGTTGGCCATTTTTTCTTTGCTATGGGGTGGCCTGGCGCAATGTACATTGGCACACTGTTGATTGGACTTGGCTATGGGGCTCACTGGGCGATTGTGCCGGCTGCTGCCTCTGAGTTGtttggtttgaaaaaatttgGGGCTTTGTACAATTTCCTCACACTCGCAAATCCTGCAGGTTCTTTAGTCTTCTCTGGTCTAATTGCAAGCAGTATATATGACCATGAAGCAGAGAAGCAAGCTCATAGACACCATCCCTGGCAGCAGAATTGGGGATCAATTTTTTCAGGCATGTTTGGTGTGGATGAGCCACTGAAGTGTGAAGGTGCCATATGCTTCTACCTAACTTCATTAATAATGTCTGGATTCTGCGTTATTGCGTTTGTACTAAGCATGATTCTTGTCTATCGGACCAAGATTGTATATGCCCATCTATATGGAAAAACTAGTGCACCTCGGCTTACATGA